The genomic region TTGTTGGGTTCTGATGCCTGGGGATTGCAAGAATGCCAAGGGAGACGATCAGGAGGACATTGAATTCCTAATCAAGTTTGGATGCTAAAAAAGTTCTCATTTGAGTCCTTGTGTTCATCGCCTTCACTTGCAAATTTGGTGGGGTTAAGAGTAAGGGGTCATAAGCTGGGATGGAGAAGTAGTTAGTGCAAATAAGTGTCGATTTGCCCAGGCAAAAGTAAAAGGAAGGTAGCTTTGTAATACTATCTTTACTACTATGAATACCAGCTACAACAAGCAATCCCCAACATTTCAATAGGGATGTTGAGACCCTGTCAGAGCTTTCCTTCATACCGTTTTCCTGAGCCTAGTTACCTTTGCATTTGCCCCACAACAGGCTTATGGCATTTTGGTCTCCTTGGAAAATATGTGGGTAAGGTTTGGGCAGGTAGTTTAGGCTTTTCTCACATGAAAGGCACGCGCTCACATGTGAAAGCCACAAGTTATTTCCACCCATTTTAAAGGGCAATACCaaacaaaaagatgcatttaGAAACTATGCATAATTATAGGAGTTAATTGATGACATTAAAAGTGTAGCGAGGTTTGTcgtatttctcttttctttttgttcttgtaTTCCAAGTTCATAGAGCACAACTAAAGAATTAGCTTTTAAGGGTAACAAAACATGTAAAGATATTAACTAGCGTGAATACCTCTGGAGCCATGTATCCAAGGGTACCAGTTTCACCAGTCATGTCCCTTGGATTCTGAGCTTCAACACGAGCGACACCAAAATCAGCTATTTTAAGGTTTATGCGAGTATCAAGTAGCATATTCTCTGTTTTGACATCACGGTGTACAATCTTCTGAGAATGCAGATAGCTAAGACTGCAAGGGGAAAGGTAAAAAACCCGGATCAACAAAAATTTACTGGAAAAGTATATGGTCCTGAAATGTAGAGAACAATCGAACTCACCCTCTAGAAAGGTCCAAAGCAAGTTGGACCACAACCTTAAAGGCAAGTTTCTTATGCCTATTTCTTATCAAGTACTGCTTTAGTGTCCCACCAGCGACATACTCCACAATAACACAACATGCTCTAGCAGGATGTGAAATTACACCGTCACTTGAAGAGCCTTTTGTAGGAATCTTAAGATCTGAAGTTCCCATTGAAGCTCCAATGAACTGTGATAAAAGAGGGGAGTGGAGAGAATCGTTAAAACCCAAAGGATTATAATAAACAAAGAACCACACTGAGGAACTGAGACACTACTATTTTACCAAATCATTTAGTAAAATAACTATCAAGATCACCAGCACAAAATGGAAATGATAATCACTCCACAGCTGACAATATATTGAACATTAATGGTGCAGATTTCAAACTGAACACAAGATATAAAGAAGAATTGGTATGTACCTTTGTAACATTAGGATGGTCAAGCTTGTGCCAAACAGCAACTTCTTTTTGAAACGATGCCCGCAGAGCAGCAGTTTCAGCAATTGTGGCATAGCCATCCTCCCCCCAGTCCAACAGCTTCACTATAATATTTAGCATGAGATTGCAATTAGAATTCGATATACATGCAAACAACGAAGCAAACAATTTTGTTGCTCTTATTTGACATCAGTTTGTTAGTCgtagtccaaatttaaatcgcTAATGTTATACAATATCAAAAAGCCAAGATTCAAGCATAATGCTACCATGAAAAATGATCAAACTCCACTGGATTCCAGATAAGTTTACATTGTCGGAAGCATCCAAGAGAGCATACATGAGGTTCAACACCTCCTTACATGACTGATAAACACTTAGCGAGAAGAGAGTGAAACAACAGGATTTATGTCACATATTCGCCTTTAGACAGAAAGTTCGATAAACATCAGTACACAATTGACCATACATGCAATGGTACTTTCAATAACGGAAGCCAAAAAGTGTAAATACAATTCATATTATTAGAGAGTTGCTGCAGTATCATATCAGAATTATGTGGTTTTGATGTGTCGATCAAAATTCGACTTAAGCCCTGCAATCACAACCTTCTAATACATCACTACGTCAAGATAAGGTGAATATCTAAAGATAAATTAGCATGCATACCATGACCATATAAAACTCACATGTCATGGCTCAAATGTGAACATGTAACACGTAATCCAGTTTATGCCTAAAAATTTGATATATTCCAAATTAGTGCTTTAACATCACCATTattcaaattctaatattaCATCGTTATCGTTACACTCCAATCCAAATTGAAATTAGTGATGAGATCCCAAATTAACATCAGAGATACAAAGAGAATATgtaatcaaaacaaaaacacgaTATCCTACAGGaccaatcaaaatcaaaattacaATGGAAATGGCATTATCAGTGATTACCTGCAACATCTTCATCATCATAGGTACCCCTGAATATGGTACCATAGGTCCCCCGAGCTACAATGTATCTTATTTCCAATTTAGCTAAATCAATCTCCCATTCTTCCTTAGGCCTGGTTCTCTCAATGTTTTTGGACCAAACCCGGCTCAAATGCTTCTCAAGCTGTATATCTAAGTTCTTCAAATCGATTTTATCCGCTCGGAAGATCATCTCTTTGTTACTAATACTTCCTGTGCCCGTAATATTTGGTTCCACCTCTTTGAAACTCACACTCCCTGCACTTCTAAGTTTTGACTTCATATTACCTTTCAAGTGATCCACCATGTTTGGTACATCCGCAACTTCAACGTTCTCACTTGTCCTTGAATCCATTGCCAACAATCAATGCAGCACAACCGAAACACAGAACACCAACTACCAAATAGTAATcgaaacaacaaaaaacaatcaaaagaaaacaagcaaatcccaaaaacaaatcTGTGTCAAACTGCTGTCTTAGAGAGACATGATCAACAAAGCTTCAAATTTTCGTCGTCATCTCATCATCATCTTTGCCAGATTCGGATGAATCCCATCAATGACAAATGCTCAAAACAGATAAATTCGAAGAGCCTTTCGGGTTAACAAATCGATTTAACCAACAAAGGTATCCTTAAATTCAACGAACAGAAAAATATGATCCAATTGAAACTCAATCACAACCACCAAATTGCCTCCAGTATTGATAATCATGCGCCAAAGAGAAAAATCGATTGCAGCTTCCCTTCTTTTATATTCCCAGTTCAAAAACAATCTTCAAAATCCCAAGTACCTCGTCACCAACCACtcccttttcatttttcttttttccaaaaaataaataaatcaaaaaatGGCAATAAACTCTAAGAAAACGACTCAATTTCCACAACCAGATATATAAgattcaaacaaaacaaacccttCAGGTACAAATCAAACCCACGGACAAGCACCAGAAGGATTTCACGCGTGCAAAAAAAATCCCAATCGATCCCAAAAGATGAATAATTTATAGAGATAGGCGAAAAGGTTGGCCCTTGAACACTACAGAATAGAAGAAAGACAAAGTTGTCTTAACAACAATAAACAAACAGAAAGACAACGTTTTTGGGGTGTTTTGGCAGGTTGGGGCTAATAGGTTGTCTATCGTTTCTGTTTGGTTTTTCCTTTGCGGATGAGATTTCGCGAGAGGATTAACCAAAAACCAGAACAGGCAGCCACAGCCAGAAGGCAGAAGCGAATGAAtgagagttttagagagagagagagagagagaggggaggagagagaaaaaggggAGAGGAGCGAGAGAAAAGCGCGGGTTTGCCTAATGTACGGCTTTAGAGGAGAGAGACAGGCTGTTtcaaaaattaaggaaaagaaaaaggacgAGAGGTACAATTGAGAGGTACAGACGGATACGGGAAAAGCGGCGACAAATTAGTTGGACAAAAACTCAATCTTTTTTCGGTTTTTGTTGAAAACATtgggagtgttgaaaatatttggCAGATTAATGAATGTTGACACAGATTTTCAATACCCACACAATAATGTAGACtttggaaatgaaggagatcGCATTTTCAAAACGTGTGTACTGGAGTTACTTTATAAATAGAGCGTTCCGTGTACTATCAAAAtacagagaaaaagaaaaataaataacatcagCATCTATATGTccctcttttatttgtcatcccATTGTGTTATAGTACAATGTGATATTCTTCACTCCTGTCACTAATAAAAGCTATCTTtctaacttttacctatttatatCACGTTATCAATACGACTCTCCAAtcatttctcatttctcttcgttgaaagaaaaaaaaaatgtttcctctaaggattttactgttcatcttcttcctctgcctcaactgcTGGATATACCCTCGCAAGGAACTATTtgctcatcttcttcctctgcctcaactgcTGGATATACCCTCACGAGTAACTATTTGCACTATGCCTGCTTCtagttctcaacctaacagttacatatatctttgatttcttattTGGTGTAGATCTTCATTACTAACCCAGTgtttatgtattttaattttactgcaatccaaAATGATGCAGTACAATCGTCCATCTTGAACTGTAAATTTAAtcttactgcaatccaagatggtgcggtacaatcgcccatcttaaactgcaaatttaatcttactGCAATCTAGGAtggtggtgcggtataatcgcacaccctaccctgcatatttaatttatctactgtttaatttcattgcaattttaggtggtgcggtataatcgtcCACCCTGCTCTAcgtatttaaattttcttgttgCTTGAGTGGTGCAGAATAATCGTCTATCCTATGTTATgttatttcaatgagaatggtgcggtacaattgCCCTCCTCATTCATCTTGAAAATCTCGAGCctgaagtttcgagtgcttatcattttggcataaacatcaaaatgaaaaatttgtaagaaccaaaaGTTTTAACACTACATACGTccagaatacatattattgcaagttcttacacatctcagttttctttcaaaaaagaaaatggcgaacttggcaaaacttgattttgttgccctcGAAATTACTGGGAATAACTATCTTACCTGGGTagtggataccaagatccatttgGAGGCAGAGAATCTTAGAGAAACAATCAAGGAGGAGAACAGTGCATCTTCTCAAGATATGGCGAAGATCATGATCTTTATCCGTCACCACCTTGATGAAGGACTAAAAAACGAGTACCTAACGATTGAAGATCCTTTAGCTTTCTGGAAAACATTGAGAaatagatacaatcaccagaaaatggtgattcttccaagagcTCGTTATGAGTGAACTCACCTAAGGATCCAAGATTTCAAGTCAGtggctgagtacaattctgcgaTGTTCAGAATTAGCTCCCAGATGAAACTCTGTGGGGAAACCATCACTAAGGAaaatatgctggaaaagactttcagcaCCTTTCATGCCTCAAACATGCTCCTGCAACAGCAATATAGAGAGCGAGGTTTTACTTaatacaaccagctgatattTGTGATCTTGGTCtctgaacaaaacaatgagctcctgatgaaaaatcatcagtccCGACCTACTAGATTTGCACTATTCTcagaagtgaatgctgcttccctcgaagtgaacgcCACATCTTCTGATAGCAATAATCATGAACGATGACGTGGGCATAAGCGAGGACGGTGGAACGAGAAAGGCAAGAATCATGGTGTCCAATTTCGCAACCAGGTTCCAAGGCATAATTCAAGCCCAAACTTCAAAAATGTGAATCGCCACAAAGGtaaagctcatatgaacaatgctccCAAAAACTCTGAATGAGTTTGCTATAGGTGTGGTGGTAATGGGCACTAGGCGcgtacttgtcgtaccccaaaacatttGGTGGATATATATCAAGCCTCCATCAAGGAGAATGGTGTTGAGACCAATTTTCTCGGCCaggctaaaccaatggatatacctgatctAGTGTGCGACTTATCAAGGCAGTTGAACACAACACACCTAAATGTCTCGGACTTCATTGTAGAAATGGGGAATGAAGTATACCGGTCTGACTGAATCATTTATGTTTAATGTACTGAACTTGTAGTTTGAAACTagcatttcaaattcaataaaagtggcatttaAATTTCCTGTTATAAATTGCTTTTAACCGAGATCCCCTTACTCAGAAAGCATGGATAAGCACTATGGTCATTCTCAAAACAAGAGTAATGGcagagatatttgtcttgcagacagcgTAACCACGCCtacaatacttcgagatcgaaagtatttctcaagattgatacttacaaaagtaagggtaacaacaatatcacgCCAAttagatgtaattgaaggctcagggAAAGCCCAGATTATATTACCAAATGGAataatattgtccatacagaatgcGTTGTACactactcgatctactcgaaatttgttgagtttcaaagatatacatttaaatggataccacattgaaacgaaaagtgcataaaatgtggagtatctatgcattacctctaATGATACACAGAAGCGTATATTGAAGAAGTTGTGTGGTTTGACGAGTGgtttgtattatacatacataaagacagttgaatcacatactgtcattaaccagaagttcattgattcaaaagtttacatgctttggcatgactgtctgggtcatccaggatgtaccatgatgcgtaggatcattaccaacttTAATGAACATCCTTTATTGAGCAAACACATTgttatctcaaatgataacatttgtaaggcttgttctcaaggaaagttggtaattagaccatcacaactaaaggttgatgctaaATCCCCATTATTTCTGCAaataattcaaggggatatttgtggtcctattcaaccatcatgtggaccatttcgatattttatggttttggttgattcatctacccgatggtcatatgtttgtctcttgtctactcgTAATGTAGCTTTAACGAGACTTTTTGCTTAGATAATTAAGTTGCGAGCACATTTCCTAGATtaccccattaagtcaatccgacttgataacgctggtgaatttacatcttaaacttttgatgattactgcatgacattgggcattgatgttgaacaccatgtTTCTTATgttcatactcaaaatggtcTAAACAAAGGCATTTATCAAGCTGCTTCAATTAATAGCTTgcactctgctcatgaaaacaaaattgccaagTCCTGCAtgggacatgccatcttacatgctgcatcattggttcaaTTGAGACCTATAACCAACCACCAATACTGCTcaatacaactcgtgtttgggcatcagccaaacatttcacatttaggagtttttagttgtgttgtttatgtACCTATTACACTACcacaacgcactaaaatgggacctcagcgCAAACTGgtaatttatgtgggttttgattcactatctatcattagatatttggaacccttgacatgtgatatgtttacagctcgtttttgctgattgtcactttgatgagacaatctTCCCATCGTTTGGGGGAGAAAAGATCGTTCCAGAAGAATGGCAATAGCTGACTTGGGTTGTTCCCATATCTCATTTCGATCCACGtagcattcaatgtgaaaatgacgTGAAAaggatcgttcatcttcaaagtattgccaatcaaatgccagatgcatttaatgatgctatgaaagtgataaaatcatatataccagctgcaaatgcacctgcaagaattgataTCCCTCTTAGACAAAATAATGTGGCAGCAAATGATTCATCTGGTTCACGCCTAAAATGTGGTAGACCTCTAGTTCCAAAGATTCAACCCCTCGAAAAAGAAAGATGAGGtacaactgaatccaaatgaaatcattcaagaagaaaaaatgaatgacaaatccacaattcatgattaTGTACTTTCTAAAAAAGACAATATCCTTGATAAGACATATGTACCTGAAGAAATAGatgtacatgaaagcaaagaaatcttcataaattatgcttgtactaatgaattgtgggatcataATGAAATAATCATTGACGACATGTTCGCATTCGCAGTAGCCACCaaaatcatattaagtgatgataCTGAGCCCCGCTCTGTCGATGAATGCAAACAAAAGCAGGATTGGCCTAAGTGAATCCAGGCATAATTAAATTCCTTTGAAAGGCGAAAAGGTTTTGGAGCAG from Pyrus communis chromosome 4, drPyrComm1.1, whole genome shotgun sequence harbors:
- the LOC137732304 gene encoding serine/threonine-protein kinase 52-like, with the translated sequence MDSRTSENVEVADVPNMVDHLKGNMKSKLRSAGSVSFKEVEPNITGTGSISNKEMIFRADKIDLKNLDIQLEKHLSRVWSKNIERTRPKEEWEIDLAKLEIRYIVARGTYGTIFRGTYDDEDVAVKLLDWGEDGYATIAETAALRASFQKEVAVWHKLDHPNVTKFIGASMGTSDLKIPTKGSSSDGVISHPARACCVIVEYVAGGTLKQYLIRNRHKKLAFKVVVQLALDLSRGLSYLHSQKIVHRDVKTENMLLDTRINLKIADFGVARVEAQNPRDMTGETGTLGYMAPEVLDGKPYNRRCDVYSFGICLWEIYCCDMPYPDLSFADVSSAVVRQNLRPEIPKCCPSSLANIMRMCWDGNADKRPEMGEVVKMLEAIDTSKGGGMIPEDRSPGCFCFAPTRGP